From the Lolium rigidum isolate FL_2022 chromosome 2, APGP_CSIRO_Lrig_0.1, whole genome shotgun sequence genome, one window contains:
- the LOC124689941 gene encoding uncharacterized protein LOC124689941: MLDQIINFLCCNVRGLNDYNGCITVNEIVAATTCQIVCLQETKLESISPADACFLGANRLHGFAERPAIGTRGGILLLWDDSKVQVTDIVTTEFCLSASVHIFNSDRNFKITTVYGPTARNEVVKDSSTHKGSQVIDEEDETNCPGKLYPKSDADEIERKWLRRYIKQLGEYSDIYNEIMAREDDDGTPFPPHPLKVFPRATAECILRDSNCYHRVYKTHDTSATASALGYCTPKEMLQFFSVCLSSSAASYPISVYGIFAVRDELDPRRNYIFNCPREDAVTIEKQDSFVLPLCSPCRGMYVRDRALLEANLWVKEGGKGSVDKQLFSAYAEIDIRAEYNYMLHVRIPSDDCNLDIKCMALTRSVETVIQVYAKVGHPCHVRFTAFSTCYDDYEILIFDGKLFGNEKLFQHVVTVKENEKLDVLLKVEQSLFQWTFQDEHVGAVCSPDDSIFAYGHFFVRVFFAPKDYQRNSPTTF; encoded by the exons ATGTTAGATCAGATTATCAATTTCCTGTGTTGCAATGTGAGGGGACTCAATGACTACAACGGGTGCATTACTGTAAATGAGATTGTCGCGGCTACCACATGTCAAATTGTTTGCTTGCAGGAGACTAAGCTCGAAAGCATTTCTCCAGCTGATGCTTGCTTCTTGGGTGCCAACCGGCTCCACGGTTTCGCCGAACGCCCGGCTATTGGCACTCGAGGTGGGATCCTCCTACTCTGGGATGACTCCAAGGTGCAGGTCACTGATATAGTGACCACTGAATTCTGCCTCTCCGCATCCGTCCACATTTTCAACTCCGACCGCAACTTCAAGATTACCACTGTGTATGGCCCCACGGCTA GGAACGAAGTTGTCAAGGACTCTAGCACACACAAGGGCAGCCAAGTGATAGACGAGGAGGACGAGACAAACTGCCCAG GAAAGCTGTACCCCAAAAGTGACGCGGATGAAATAGAGCGTAAATGGCTACGTAGGTACATCAAACAGCTTGGAGAATACTCGGATATCTACAACGAGATCATGGCCCGGGAAGACGATGATGGCACCCCTTTCCCGCCCCATCCTTTGAAAGTGTTCCCTCGCGCAACAGCTGAATGCATCCTCCGTGACAGCAACTGCTATCATAGAGTTTACAAGACCCATGATACTTCTGCCA CTGCATCAGCTCTTGGATATTGCACACCGAAAGAGATGCTtcaattcttttcggtgtgctTATCAAGCTCTGCGGCCTCCTACCCCATTAGTGTGTATGGAATATTTGCCGTTCGTGATGAATTGGACCCACGACGGAATTATATATTCAACTGTCCCAGAGAAGATGCTGTCACAATTGAGAAGCAG GATTCCTTTGTCTTGCCTCTTTGTAGCCCTTGTCGAGGAATGTATGTACGGGATCGTGCATTACTAGAAGCTAATCTTTGGGTAAAAGAGGGAGGGAAAGGATCAGTTGACAAGCAGCTATTTTCTGCATATGCTGAGATAGATATACGTGCAGAATACAATTACATGCTTCATGTACGGATTCCTAGCGATGATTGCAACTTGGACATAAAATGCATGGCCCTTACACGAAGTGTGGAGACTGTAATACAAGTCTATGCAAAGGTTGGCCATCCTTGTCATGTGAGGTTCACTGCTTTCAGCACTTGCTATGATGATTATGAGATTCTTATTTTTGATGGAAAATTATTTGGGAATGAGAAACTATTCCAGCATGTCGTCACGGTGAAGGAAAATGAAAAATTGGATGTTCTTTTGAAAGTAGAACAATCACTGTTTCAGTGGACCTTTCAGGATGAACATGTTGGAGCTGTTTGTTCTCCTGATGACTCGATCTTCGCGTATGGCCACTTTTTCGTAAGGGTGTTCTTTGCTCCAAAGGACTACCAAAGAAACTCACCTACAACATTCTGA